In Pithys albifrons albifrons isolate INPA30051 chromosome 6, PitAlb_v1, whole genome shotgun sequence, a single genomic region encodes these proteins:
- the CD82 gene encoding CD82 antigen, whose amino-acid sequence MGSGCLKVTKYFLFLFNLLFLILGAVILGFGIWILADKTSFIAVLQMSSPSLKTGAYILIGVGALTMLMGFLGCLGAVNEIRCLLGLYFTCLMIILITQVAAGLVIYFQKEMLKEELSHIVKNLIETYNPLNEDERNLQDAWDYVQIQITCCGWTGAKDWEDNKIIINQSMTQYPCSCSNRSEDLEEGRGFCRLDDPVNGTSTSNDWPVHGQGCMDGVEQWLKDNLGVILGVCTGVAVIELLGMILSISLCKNIHSEDYTKVPKS is encoded by the exons ATCCTGGGTGCTGTGATTCTGGGGTTTGGCATATGGATTCTGGCTGACAAAACCAGTTTCATTGCAGTTCTAC AGATGTCGTCTCCCTCCCTGAAGACTGGTGCATACATTCTTATTGGTGTTGGGGCACTCACCATGCTCATGGGGTTCCTGGGCTGTCTTGGAGCAGTCAATGAAATTCGATGTCTCTTGGGTCTG TACTTCACCTGCCTGATGATAATCCTAATAACTCAGGTTGCTGCTGGACTAGTCATCTACTTCCAGAAAGAAATG CTGAAAGAAGAATTGTCCCACATAGTTAAAAATCTAATTGAAACTTACAACCCTTTGAATGAAGATGAGAGGAACTTGCAAGATGCATGGGACTATGTGCAAATACAG ATCACCTGCTGTGGCTGGACTGGAGCAAAAGACTGGGAAGATAATAAGATTATTATCAACCAGAGCATGACTCAGtatccctgctcctgctccaatAGATCTGAGGACTTAGAGGAAGGAAGAGGTTTCTGTCGTCTGGATGACCCTGTCAATGGAACCTCAACATCTAATGACTGGCCTGTTCATGGGCAG GGATGCATGGATGGTGTAGAACAGTGGTTGAAGGACAACCTTGGTGTCATTCTTGGGGTTTGCACTGGTGTTGCTGTCATAGAG CTGCTGGGGATGATACTGTCCATTTCGCTTTGCAAGAACATACACAGTGAAGACTACACCAAAGTGCCCAAGTCTTGA